In Spinacia oleracea cultivar Varoflay chromosome 5, BTI_SOV_V1, whole genome shotgun sequence, a single window of DNA contains:
- the LOC130461677 gene encoding uncharacterized protein has product MDENEDQCMQDQRSIWRDQKRRQRKSLTPEQIDRLNTKRRLTYASENKSNAIASPESQPQRPCSEGPMIVNNTPNTLGARRAMADITNRANNVTTGCERRELQPIDELRLLDTRANLENRFFSVGEGRATNLTISDPTSNSRDMPNRFFCVGESSTANARIPDPTSDDGDMPHFVEAENEIRIPGLLFNVGECHAVDTNNISNPISDDIRVWTVGRTGYRNCARNYHESHGVPIFSLPSMKTCPHCQARLFHCESTELCCLSGKVNLPDFPLSADMLDLYSDQSEYGTHFRQNIRKYNHVFSFTSMGVHLDDELANARQGVYTFRAQGSIYHRIGGFLPLNAEDRPRFLQLYIYDTEHENENRAAENSSLRLEVIDRIKNILNAHNPFVHNLRHLAQRSDLNDCKFVIKEQPTNKHQYSMPTASQVAAIVVGGDDISNLKDRDIMIESVTGQLSYIKDTAGYYDPLQYPLLFPYGSYGWDLNSRSSTGKKLTCREFYAYMFQMRQNLDSLILRGGRLLQQFVVDNCVKMQANNLRWIALNQDKIRADLYKGLEDSLHAGEHNTENVGRRTILPSSFVGSPRDMHQRYQDAMALVHKFGKPDLFLTMTCNPSWTEIQLELLAGQVPNDRPDLLTRVFHAKLEELKKDVLERGILGTVVAYVYVIEFQKRGLPHVHMLLILDQNDKLTTPDDFDKIVRAVIPDEQVEPKLYKAVLKHMIHGPCGVLNHKSPCMKQGSCKKGFPKEFSNDTKQGNDSYPLYRRPQDRPAVPLRENSRVRVDNRWVVPYNPFLLLKYDCHINIEICSSIKCVKYLYKYIHKGSDRVSMEVHNGDEIAQYVDARWICAPEAMWKLYKFPMTRMCPSVDRLQVHLPNMHQVRFEANQPISSVLENPRNSKTMLTEFFKMNSIDPNARRYLYREFPEHYRWLSTSREWQKRKSSQRVLGRLYVASPLEGERFYMRMLLNHVRGPTSFEHLRTVNGVIHPTFRAAAEALGLIENDESIRQCLSEACSVRMPTALRRLFATILIYCQPTGLRSLWDEFFPYMVEDYPTSNTTNNCVFLTNKLLQDLDRLLRPLRKKISDYTELPSLPESLMT; this is encoded by the exons ATGGACGAGAACGAAGATCAATGTATGCAAGATCAAAGATCCATATGGAGGGATCAAAAGCGACGACAGAGAAAATCGCTCACCCCAGAACAAATAGATCGTCTAAATACCAAACGAAGACTCACTTATGCCTCTGAAAACAAATCAAATGCTATAGCATCCCCTGAGAGTCAACCCCAAAGGCCATGTTCAGAAGGGCCTATGATTGTTAACAACACTCCCAACACTTTGGGAGCTCGAAGGGCTATGGCAGACATCACTAATCGTGCCAATAATGTCACGACTGGATGTGAAAGACGTGAAC TGCAACCTATTGATGAACTTCGTTTACTCGATACTCGGGCAAATCTAGAAAATCGATTTTTTAGCGTCGGTGAAGGTAGGGCAACAAATCTGACAATATCAGACCCAACATCAAACTCAAGAGATATGCCCAATCGATTCTTTTGTGTTGGCGAAAGCAGTACAGCCAATGCACGTATACCAGACCCTACTTCAGACGATGGAGACATGCCGCATTTTGTTGAGGCGGAGAATGAAATACGCATTCCGGGCCTATTATTCAATGTCGGTGAATGTCATGCAGTCGACACCAACAACATATCAAACCCTATCTCTGATGATATAAGGGTCTGGACAGTAGGGAGAACTGGTTACAGAAATTGTGCAAGAAATTACCACGAGAGTCATGGGGTTCCTATATTCAGTTTGCCATCCATGAAAACATGTCCACATTGCCAGGCACGCCTTTTCCATTGTGAATCTACTGAACTATGTTGCTTAAGCGGGAAGGTTAACTTACCTGATTTTCCATTGTCCGCTGATATGCTTGATCTATATTCTGATCAATCGGAATATGGGactcattttaggcaaaatattcGTAAATACAACCACGTATTTTCATTCACTTCAATGGGAGTTCATTTAGATGACGAACTAGCAAATGCACGTCAAGGTGTGTACACATTTCGTGCACAAGGTTCAATTTACCATCGCATTGGAGGTTTCTTACCTTTAAATGCAGAAGATCGTCCCCGGTTTCTTCAACTCTACATTTACGATACTGAGCATGAAAATGAAAATCGTGCAGCCGAGAACTCATCATTGCGGCTCGAAGTCATCGACAGAATCAAGAATATTTTGAATGCTCACAATCCTTTTGTCCACAATCTTCGTCATCTTGCTCAGCGTAGTGACTTAAATGATTGCAAATTTGTCATCAAAGAGCAACCTACAAATAAACATCAATACTCAATGCCGACAGCTTCCCAAGTAGCAGCAATTGTAGTTGGCGGTGATGACATTTCCAACTTGAAAGATAGGGATATCATGATAGAGTCAGTAACTGGGCAACTGAGTTATATCAAAGACACTGCCGGTTATTATGACCCATTGCAGTATCCTCTACTTTTTCCTTATGGTTCTTACGGCTGGGATTTAAACAGTCGAAGTTCCACTGGTAAAAAGTTGACATGCCGGGAATTCTATGCATACATGTTTCAG ATGCGTCAAAATCTTGATTCTCTAATCTTGAGAGGCGGGCGTCTACTCCAACAATTTGTTGTCGATAACTGTGTAAAAATGCAAGCCAATAATTTGAGGTGGATTGCACTCAACCAAGATAAGATACGTGCTGATTTATACAAGGGTTTAGAGGATTCTTTACATGCTGGAGAGCATAACACAG AAAATGTTGGACGACGGACCATACTACCATCTTCATTCGTAGGAAGTCCAAGAGATATGCACCAGAGGTATCAAGATGCCATGGCATTGGTTCATAAGTTCGGCAAGCCCGATTTATTTCTTACAATGACATGCAATCCGTCTTGGACAGAGATACAATTAGAATTGTTGGCCGGACAAGTACCAAACGATCGTCCAGACCTATTGACACGGGTTTTTCATGCTAAACTTGAAGAGCTGAAAAAGGATGTTTTAGAAAGGGGCATCCTCGGAACGGTTGTTGCTTATGTATATGTGATTGAATTCCAAAAGAGGGGTCTTCCACATGTTCATATGTTATTGATTCTTGATCAGAATGACAAGCTAACCACTCCGGATGACTTTGACAAGATTGTGAGAGCAGTAATTCCCGATGAACAAGTGGAACCAAAATTGTATAAGGCAGTTCTTAAACACATGATTCATGGCCCATGTGGTGTTCTCAACCACAAATCCCCATGTATGAAACAAGGAAGTTGTAAGAAAGGATTCCCCAAGGAATTCTCAAATGATACAAAGCAAGGCAATGACTCATATCCTCTTTATCGCCGTCCACAAGATCGTCCAGCAGTACCATTGCGTGAAAATTCACGAGTTCGTGTAGATAATCGGTGGGTAGTCCCATATAATCCATTTTTGCTCCTAAAATATGATTGCCACATAAATATTGAGATATGCAGCAGCATCAAGTGTGTCAAATATCTGTATAAGTACATCCATAAGGGTTCAGATAGAGTCTCTATGGAAGTTCATAACGGAGATGAGATTGCACAATATGTTGATGCACGGTGGATTTGTGCACCCGAAGCTATGTGGAAACTTTACAAATTTCCCATGACTAGAATGTGTCCTTCCGTAGACCGTTTGCAGGTTCATTTGCCAAACATGCATCAAGTGAGGTTTGAAGCGAACCAACCAATCTCAAGCGTGTTAGAGAACCCAAGAAACTCTAAGACGATGCTCACTGAATTTTTCAAGATGAATTCGATTGATCCAAATGCAAGGAGATATCTTTATCGAGAATTTCCAGAGCATTACAGGTGGTTATCGACTTCACGTGAATGGCAAAAGAGAAAAAGTTCACAACGGGTTTTGGGTCGATTGTATGTAGCTTCACCGTTGGAAGGAGAACGGTTTTATATGAGAATGTTACTCAATCATGTGAGGGGGCCTACGTCGTTTGAACATTTAAGAACGGTCAATGGTGTCATACACCCAACATTCAGGGCTGCAGCTGAAGCCCTCGGTCTAATCGAAAATGATGAAAGCATTCGTCAATGTCTTTCAGAGGCATGTTCGGTACGAATGCCAACTGCATTACGTCGATTATTTGCAACCATCTTGATATATTGTCAACCAACAGGATTGCGTTCACTGTGGGATGAGTTTTTCCCTTACATGGTTGAGGATTATCCAACTTCCAACACAACAAACAATTGTGTTTTTCTCACTAACAAACTTTTGCAAGACTTGGATAGGTTATTACGACCGCTAAGAAAAAAGATTTCTGACTACACGGAGTTACCAAGTTTACCTGAAAGTCTGATGACATAG
- the LOC110781050 gene encoding replication protein A 70 kDa DNA-binding subunit B-like: MSIPSFHYNLVHLNRLSCHIDCTSRVYDAMGLVLYVSPIENIGVDSFKRDVAIMDTTWTVIKLTLWNAFAHVLDENLNHVEICPIIVACGLHVKSFYGTYLSTGYYTRIYVNPVNEKTTSLSTWYTSEKLARIRRDWFRSSTFSLKSSIDISNTPRIRLSQFPTVRNVQYCRVAAYACRVDDVNNVIYEACNRCLKKVAIFQGLLKCQSCNINNTVTIPRLLLRLTIFDKSGNLKVTILHDLAQYLLGCLATKIKSVLQQPNGRNRVMEKVFACFGNRAFSWVLHPPTGAFNPEHSFENTRF; encoded by the exons ATGTCCATACCTTCATTCCACTATAATTTGGTTCATTTGAACAGATTAAGTTGTCACATCGACTGTACCAGTAGAGTTTATG ATGCAATGGGATTGGTCCTATACGTTTCACCAATTGAGAATATTGGTGTAGATTCATTCAAGCGAGACGTGGCAATAATGGATACAAC CTGGACTGTTATTAAATTAACACTTTGGAATGCTTTTGCGCACGTTCTTGATGAAAATCTTAATCATGTTGAGATTTGTCCAATCATTGTAGCATGTGGTCTGCATGTCAAGAGCTTCTATG GTACATATCTTTCCACGGGATACTACACTAGGATTTATGTTAACCCAGTTAATGAAAAAACAACATCCTTATCTACATG GTATACATCGGAAAAACTGGCAAGGATAAGGAGAGATTGGTTTCGTTCATCGACTTTTTCGCTAAAGTCATCGATTGATATTTCTAATACTCCCCGTATCCGATTATCTCAATTTCCAACTGTGAGAAAT gtaCAATACTGTCGAGTTGCCGCATATGCATGTCGTGTTGATGATGTTAATAACGTCATTTATGAAGCATGCAATCGTTGCCTAAAAAAGGTTGCCATTTTTCAAGGACTATTAAAATGTCAATCTTGCAATATCAACAACACTGTAACTATCCCAAG GTTGCTGCTTCGACTTACCATATTTGATAAAAGTGGTAATTTGAAAGTCACGATATTACACGATCTTGCACAATACCTTTTAGGTTGTTTAGCTACTAAAATAAAATCAGTACTTCAACAG CCTAACGGACGTAATCGAGTGATGGAAAAAGTATTTGCATGTTTCGGAAACAGAGCTTTTTCATGGGTGCTACATCCACCAACTGGAGCTTTTAATCCTGAACATTC ATTTGAAAATACAAG ATTCTGA